From a single Pseudomonas sp. A34-9 genomic region:
- a CDS encoding zinc-dependent peptidase, with product MWSLRAWRRRRLLAKHPIADDMWQRVRHHLSFLDGISAAEDQWLREACVLFLEDKHLSALPGVELHQEQRLLLAAQAQLPLLNLGDLNWYQGFHEIVLYPDDFLSPQRHRDASGVEHEWDGEHSGEAWQQGPIILAWPGVMASGGWEGYNLVIHELAHKLDMLNGDANGLPPLHADMRVSDWAEVMQHAYDDLNRQLDRNPDAETAIDPYAAENPAEFFAVTSEYFFSAPDLLHEAYPQVYAQLRLFYRQDPLSRLRQLQATDPVYQAHD from the coding sequence ATGTGGTCGCTGCGCGCCTGGCGACGCCGGCGCCTTCTGGCGAAGCACCCGATTGCCGACGACATGTGGCAACGGGTGCGCCATCACCTGAGCTTTCTGGATGGCATCAGCGCTGCCGAAGATCAGTGGTTGCGCGAAGCCTGCGTGCTGTTCCTCGAAGACAAACACCTGAGCGCCCTGCCCGGCGTCGAACTGCATCAGGAACAACGCCTCCTGCTCGCCGCCCAGGCGCAATTACCCCTGCTCAATCTGGGCGACCTGAACTGGTATCAGGGTTTTCACGAGATTGTTCTGTATCCCGACGACTTCCTCAGCCCGCAACGTCATCGCGATGCCAGCGGTGTCGAGCATGAGTGGGACGGTGAACACAGCGGCGAAGCCTGGCAACAGGGGCCGATCATCCTCGCCTGGCCGGGCGTGATGGCCAGTGGCGGCTGGGAAGGCTATAACCTGGTCATCCACGAACTGGCGCATAAACTCGACATGCTCAACGGCGACGCCAACGGCCTGCCGCCACTGCACGCCGACATGCGCGTCAGCGACTGGGCCGAGGTGATGCAACACGCCTACGACGACCTCAACCGCCAGCTCGATCGCAACCCTGACGCCGAAACCGCCATCGACCCCTACGCCGCCGAGAACCCGGCCGAGTTCTTCGCCGTCACCAGCGAGTACTTTTTCAGCGCCCCGGATCTGTTGCACGAGGCTTATCCACAGGTGTATGCGCAGTTGCGGCTTTTCTACCGCCAGGACCCGTTGAGCCGGTTGCGGCAACTTCAGGCCACAGACCCGGTCTATCAGGCGCACGACTAA
- the ppa gene encoding inorganic diphosphatase has protein sequence MSYSKIPAGKDLPNDIYVAIEIPANHAPIKYEIDKDSDCLFVDRFMATPMFYPANYGYIPNTLADDGDPLDVLVVTPYPVAPGSVIRARPVGILNMTDDGGGDAKVIAVPHDKLSQLYVDVKEYTDLPPLLIQQIEHFFANYKDLEKGKWVKIEGWAGADAAREAITKSVAAYKG, from the coding sequence ATGAGCTACAGCAAGATTCCGGCTGGCAAAGACCTGCCGAACGACATCTACGTCGCGATCGAGATCCCGGCCAACCACGCGCCGATCAAATACGAAATCGACAAAGACAGCGATTGCCTGTTCGTTGACCGTTTCATGGCCACCCCAATGTTCTACCCGGCCAACTACGGTTACATCCCGAACACCCTGGCTGACGACGGTGATCCCCTCGACGTACTGGTTGTGACCCCTTACCCGGTTGCTCCAGGCTCGGTAATCCGCGCGCGTCCAGTCGGCATCCTGAACATGACCGACGACGGCGGCGGCGATGCCAAAGTCATCGCAGTCCCACACGACAAGCTGTCCCAGCTGTACGTCGACGTGAAGGAATACACCGACCTGCCGCCACTGCTGATCCAACAGATCGAGCACTTCTTCGCGAACTACAAGGATCTCGAAAAAGGCAAATGGGTCAAGATTGAAGGCTGGGCCGGTGCAGACGCCGCCCGCGAAGCGATCACCAAGTCGGTTGCCGCCTACAAAGGCTAA
- a CDS encoding helix-turn-helix transcriptional regulator, with product MRKNTSGPRFKALLEAANISTTGFAKFWGTEAQNVHNWYTRGVPAYRMEEVSRLLSVNSEWLKTGEGAKELPSLAPPASNGDSFDAHDPQGAYRFIHPNDIELAFFKETPLTNGSDKTHVIQDPDLSIRLLRAPLDQLEIRHADAICAHMIGNSMAERIEDGSIVAIDRSLTQVVDGEIYAIEHDGMLRIKYLHRMPGNGLRLRSHNSAEYPDEVFRPAQIEEQRIHILGWVFWWSTVSKRRPVVPFL from the coding sequence ATGAGAAAGAACACTAGCGGTCCAAGATTCAAGGCACTCCTGGAAGCTGCGAACATCTCGACGACGGGTTTCGCAAAGTTCTGGGGCACGGAAGCCCAAAATGTCCACAACTGGTACACCCGGGGCGTCCCGGCGTATCGCATGGAAGAAGTCTCACGCCTGCTGTCCGTCAACAGCGAATGGCTGAAAACCGGCGAAGGCGCAAAAGAGCTGCCGAGCCTCGCTCCGCCTGCCAGCAACGGCGACAGCTTCGACGCCCACGATCCTCAGGGCGCCTACCGATTTATCCATCCCAACGACATCGAACTGGCCTTCTTCAAAGAAACACCCCTGACCAACGGCTCCGACAAAACCCACGTCATCCAGGACCCGGACCTGTCCATCCGCCTGCTGCGCGCACCACTGGATCAACTGGAAATCCGCCACGCCGACGCCATCTGCGCGCACATGATCGGCAACAGCATGGCCGAACGCATCGAAGACGGCTCCATCGTCGCCATCGACCGCAGCCTGACCCAAGTGGTAGACGGCGAGATCTACGCCATCGAACACGACGGCATGCTGCGCATCAAATACCTGCACCGCATGCCCGGCAACGGCCTGCGCCTGCGCAGCCACAACAGCGCCGAATACCCGGACGAAGTGTTCCGCCCGGCGCAGATCGAAGAGCAACGGATTCACATATTGGGCTGGGTGTTCTGGTGGTCGACAGTGAGCAAGCGGCGGCCGGTGGTGCCGTTTCTATGA
- a CDS encoding diguanylate cyclase, giving the protein MALHIPTLLVVSVFVFFLMGLLTLHAWYRETRESPLAYLGSMMLLGAIGVVLVSWRDRGVDFIPIVFGNVVLLLSAAMNWTAMRTLVGRKPSVSGILAGAFAWLTLCLIPAFYESMPNRVLVYSLLAFSYGVLTTLELWRSRHTLDVAFMPALVLTVLHTVFYAVRSATDEGLPVTKALLGSGEGVPFFSFMLFESMLYVIGIAYITLAMVKERAELKLKAAAFSDPLTGIGNRRAFMINAGQLLAESQQHGEPAALLLCDLDNFKRLNDTYGHPVGDQALIAFGRIMLESLRKEDVCGRIGGEEFACLLNDCDEQTALEIAERIRRSFSQLSILEPGLLSVSIGVVTTRESGHDLSRLLSEADQALYGAKNQGRNRVQTLRSLYLSLTDH; this is encoded by the coding sequence ATGGCCCTGCATATCCCGACCCTGCTGGTCGTTTCAGTCTTCGTCTTTTTTCTGATGGGGCTTTTGACGCTGCACGCCTGGTATCGCGAAACCCGCGAGTCGCCACTGGCGTACCTCGGCAGCATGATGCTGCTTGGCGCCATCGGCGTGGTATTGGTCAGTTGGCGTGATCGAGGCGTCGACTTCATTCCCATTGTGTTCGGCAATGTTGTTCTATTGCTGAGTGCAGCGATGAACTGGACGGCCATGCGTACGCTGGTCGGGCGCAAGCCTTCGGTGTCCGGCATTCTGGCGGGGGCGTTCGCCTGGCTGACCTTGTGCCTGATTCCCGCCTTTTACGAGTCGATGCCGAATCGGGTTCTGGTCTACTCCTTGCTGGCATTCAGTTACGGCGTGCTGACAACGCTGGAGCTCTGGCGCAGCCGCCACACTCTGGACGTCGCGTTTATGCCGGCGCTGGTGCTGACCGTTTTGCACACGGTGTTCTACGCCGTTCGCAGTGCGACCGATGAAGGGCTGCCGGTGACAAAGGCGCTGCTGGGCAGTGGCGAAGGCGTGCCGTTTTTCTCGTTCATGCTGTTCGAGTCGATGCTGTATGTGATCGGCATCGCCTACATCACGCTGGCGATGGTCAAGGAGCGTGCAGAACTCAAGCTCAAAGCGGCGGCGTTCAGCGATCCGCTGACTGGCATTGGCAATCGTCGCGCGTTCATGATTAACGCCGGGCAGTTGCTTGCCGAAAGTCAGCAACACGGCGAACCGGCAGCGTTGTTGCTTTGCGATCTGGATAACTTCAAGCGCCTGAATGACACTTATGGCCATCCCGTTGGGGATCAGGCGTTGATTGCGTTCGGCCGGATCATGCTCGAGAGCCTGCGCAAGGAGGATGTTTGCGGGCGGATCGGCGGTGAGGAGTTTGCTTGCCTGCTTAACGATTGCGATGAGCAGACCGCACTGGAAATTGCCGAACGGATCCGTCGTTCCTTCTCGCAACTGTCGATTCTTGAGCCTGGATTACTCAGCGTCAGTATCGGCGTGGTGACCACCCGCGAATCCGGTCATGACCTGTCACGCCTGCTCTCGGAAGCTGATCAGGCGCTGTACGGCGCCAAGAATCAGGGGCGCAACCGCGTGCAGACGTTGCGTTCGTTGTACCTGAGCCTTACCGATCATTAA
- a CDS encoding DUF2135 domain-containing protein has translation MTLRYPQVLLLLCTLTALAPAIAADSVKLDTPVGGWRSGAPEGEGESFRQTVNYPASSVNTPVGQANTARISGEIKAARKDNEPGRLIVNGVSMPLKIDDSGHFDRPFSFPNGSNSVEVRSPDGQQRHRTQFLNSSGGATPAKLRVLLAWDSDGTDLDLHLVTPDGAHIWYGNRTAANGAALDVDVTTGYGPEIFAMPAPIKGQYLVYVNYYGGGYRGDEDGGDEAMQPLTTAQVTVITEEGTPSEKMETFLIPMRAVGELTLVKSFSYP, from the coding sequence ATGACACTCCGTTATCCACAGGTCTTGCTGCTGCTTTGCACGTTGACCGCGCTAGCGCCGGCCATCGCCGCCGACAGCGTCAAACTCGACACCCCGGTTGGCGGCTGGCGTAGCGGCGCACCGGAAGGCGAGGGCGAAAGCTTCCGCCAGACCGTCAACTACCCGGCCTCGTCGGTCAACACCCCGGTCGGCCAGGCCAATACCGCACGCATCAGCGGCGAGATCAAAGCTGCGCGGAAGGACAACGAACCCGGCCGTCTGATCGTCAACGGCGTCAGCATGCCGTTGAAAATCGACGACAGCGGCCACTTCGATCGCCCGTTTTCCTTCCCCAACGGCAGCAACAGCGTCGAAGTGCGCAGCCCCGACGGCCAGCAACGCCACCGCACACAGTTCCTCAACAGCAGCGGCGGCGCCACCCCGGCCAAACTGCGCGTACTGCTGGCGTGGGACAGTGACGGCACCGACCTCGACCTGCACCTCGTCACCCCCGACGGCGCGCATATCTGGTACGGCAACCGCACCGCTGCCAACGGCGCCGCGCTCGACGTCGACGTCACCACCGGCTACGGCCCGGAAATCTTCGCCATGCCGGCGCCGATCAAGGGCCAGTATCTGGTGTATGTGAATTACTACGGCGGTGGGTATCGCGGGGATGAGGATGGCGGCGATGAGGCGATGCAGCCGCTGACCACGGCGCAGGTGACGGTGATTACCGAAGAAGGCACACCCAGCGAGAAGATGGAGACGTTTCTGATCCCGATGCGTGCGGTGGGTGAGCTGACGTTGGTGAAGTCGTTCAGTTATCCCTGA
- a CDS encoding DUF2300 domain-containing protein has translation MTRPLLWLLMCVIPALATAQDEPLRVAYKGELLSLSQMQLIAREPLPSSLDTPLGSLWKLFVYAWLVDTGAREPAYECRGQSKDEVYCCAAGGKIERDQALVKSCGLFFEPARLGIAAADWRSYWQARQAPSWLLDLPSLQPAQRVSVVELLKVLASLPAQDQARRVLLDVVLNAADGNVVGELGGRLRVKTWSWLGDQDPQSRQGGFAGWTADGSPVWAGGRGTSQMVLRHYGQALATVLPAAWPAEAGRCVEVGLFSRYPVSRVLSGERVMTSGPLLGDYRVEFANGNALDIHSDGELFLLNDKLVARLDREEYVARVLDREAKPEPGEAAKALAVAIRTYLLQNATRNGDCLSIDDSSNRQRVAPRPASSESRSIAAWTADLVLAGSTVTYHSDQPGPDKLAWQQAVEQANAGQRYDAILLHAYPRASLSRWDNPVASCETLPAAQDWLQKQRRGWRPTLESETGYNEVSTFAVCKLAFGRPFVDRERQRIYVRGVLTLQDRLDLTHEYLHLAFAAHPNGQDETYIEGLARHLLLE, from the coding sequence ATGACCCGGCCGCTGCTGTGGCTGCTGATGTGTGTGATCCCTGCGCTGGCGACGGCGCAGGATGAGCCGTTGCGCGTGGCGTACAAGGGCGAGTTGCTGTCGTTGAGTCAGATGCAACTGATCGCCCGTGAACCGTTGCCATCATCACTGGATACGCCACTGGGCAGTCTGTGGAAGTTGTTTGTCTATGCGTGGCTGGTGGACACCGGTGCGCGGGAACCGGCGTATGAATGTCGCGGGCAATCGAAGGACGAGGTTTATTGCTGCGCGGCGGGCGGCAAGATCGAGCGTGATCAGGCGCTGGTGAAATCCTGCGGGTTGTTTTTCGAACCTGCGCGATTGGGCATTGCGGCGGCTGATTGGAGAAGCTATTGGCAGGCGCGGCAAGCGCCGTCGTGGTTGCTGGATTTACCGTCGCTGCAACCGGCCCAACGGGTTTCCGTGGTTGAGTTGCTGAAGGTCCTGGCCTCGTTACCGGCGCAGGATCAGGCGCGTCGAGTACTGCTCGACGTGGTGCTGAACGCGGCGGACGGCAATGTCGTCGGTGAACTGGGCGGGCGTCTGCGGGTGAAAACCTGGAGCTGGCTCGGCGATCAGGATCCGCAATCGCGACAGGGTGGATTCGCTGGCTGGACGGCTGATGGTTCGCCGGTCTGGGCAGGGGGCCGTGGCACCAGCCAGATGGTTTTGCGGCATTACGGCCAGGCACTGGCGACGGTGTTGCCAGCAGCATGGCCGGCGGAAGCGGGGCGTTGCGTTGAAGTCGGGTTGTTCTCGCGCTATCCGGTTTCACGGGTTTTGAGCGGTGAGCGGGTCATGACTTCCGGCCCATTGCTTGGCGACTACCGCGTCGAATTCGCCAACGGCAATGCGCTGGATATCCACAGTGACGGCGAACTGTTTCTGCTCAACGACAAACTCGTCGCAAGGCTTGATCGCGAAGAGTACGTCGCGAGAGTACTGGACCGTGAAGCCAAACCCGAACCTGGCGAAGCAGCCAAGGCGTTGGCCGTGGCGATTCGCACGTATCTGCTGCAAAACGCCACGCGCAACGGCGACTGCCTGAGTATCGACGACAGCAGCAATCGCCAACGCGTCGCCCCGCGTCCGGCCTCCAGCGAATCACGCAGTATCGCTGCATGGACGGCAGACCTGGTATTGGCCGGCAGCACCGTCACCTATCACTCCGATCAGCCCGGCCCGGACAAACTCGCCTGGCAACAAGCCGTCGAGCAAGCCAATGCCGGTCAACGTTACGACGCGATTCTGCTGCACGCCTATCCGCGCGCCAGCCTCAGTCGTTGGGACAACCCGGTCGCCTCCTGCGAAACATTGCCCGCCGCGCAAGACTGGCTGCAGAAACAGCGACGCGGCTGGCGCCCGACACTGGAAAGCGAAACCGGCTACAACGAAGTCAGCACCTTCGCCGTGTGCAAACTGGCGTTCGGCCGTCCCTTCGTCGACCGTGAGCGCCAGCGCATCTATGTACGCGGCGTACTGACCCTGCAGGATCGCCTCGACCTGACCCACGAATATCTGCACCTGGCCTTTGCCGCACACCCCAACGGCCAGGATGAAACCTACATCGAAGGGCTCGCCCGTCACCTTTTGCTGGAATAG
- a CDS encoding alpha-2-macroglobulin, producing the protein MTGARMLRLCSRIPLLLALLLPVATVSAEDSVEPSGYTPVSGESFFLLADSSFAADEQAMVRLEAPGRDYRRFRMEPYGGADIRVYRIDKPLDFLKRQKNLHRVVSDGQFKGEGLSNTLAYLWDNWYRKSRRVMQRAFSYESRKQVTDEVPELKMGNAIAAPTPYDAQPQFALIPGLPVVSQFRYPLWQAKPIQPPAGVNLAGSSSDFVSVAPGNVYIPLGNLKPGLYLVEALIGKYRATTMVFVSNTVAVSKIAGDELLVWAARKHEGSSVPKVNVLWTDGLGVMSSGATDADGLLRLKHVSPERSFVIGEDEEGGVFVSENFYYDSEIYDTKLYAFTDRPLYRPGDWVSLKIVGREFKNARDSVLPGAADVTVSVLDATGTELQHLDLKLDSKAGTQGRFQLPDNAVAGGYEIRFNYKDQAYSSAFRVAEYIKPHFEISLNLAKQDYRTGEPVKGSLVLLYPDGKPVANAKLTLSLRAQQLSMVDNELQYLGQFPVELTSTELTTDSKGNASLDLPAADKPSRYMLTVFASDGAAYRVKTTKEILIDRGAASFRLSAPQRFSAVGDKVAFGYLNEAGSEPSQAVVPSSYSWVRLEDQTTGEGKLAAKDKGFNLTFDRPGTYNLSLKDQHGRVLGATGHSVTGDGVKAVPGTVEIVLDKPEYKAGDEALALITFPEPVSDALLSLERDKVEATALLAKGGDWLKLEKLSDTQYRARIPVKDNFAPNLTFSVLYTKGGQYSFQNAGIKVVAPQIDVAISTDKALYLPGDTVTVDLTTQFAGKAVPAHLTVSVVDEMVYALQPEVAPTIDQFFYHPRRNNVRTSASLSFISYDVALPGSPGAPGKANRSERGVKVLERPRREDVDTAAWQPELLTGTDGKTRFTFKMPDSLTRWRITARAIADDGQVGQKKQFVRSEKPLYLKWSGPSKFRKGDQPQLGVFAFSQAEKPVKAELVTHYAGAEQRLPVTLNNGINYLPLPAFALASGEWTAELVQDGKTADSLAVRLSATGDGWQVTQTQSLDVASGDTPLSLPGDATDIRLRLDDSPQALFRSALDDLLSYPYGGVEQTASRLLPLSIAYPSLASNPQIRDRLRLIMQNSRLRLVQMAGPSASFTWWGYDGEPDAFLTAYAYYADWNASQVLALTLPPEHWQRVLEVYAKQAPNTPLLQRALILSFARQMHLPVNTLLSGLMEDLAKAGEGNAETLMDDGQDSLVMSDPDSALGLAAARVLTASLATQSKVALPDAFNRQVAAAQQRLSVSSQPFAEALNLSLQPFDQARAQALLQRLLPQQSTLERALALTWLQRSIAQASPTIALTPGEGWKKNYSATGEMYWTWQGASPVLGVLTVSGTQERPLRAALSFQTQQPAVDPMAVTITRRLSRLVPGDEAFTFKLKPVGTKPLSSDSLYLDEVILTSKAPKPLRYGMLEVPLPPGADVERTTWGIKLQGKDGTEPAALEKARFEPGQLAYAVPVDALSGELRLRHLVRFSQKGQFNLPPVRFTQVYAPQHQAQEAKASLGQVTVN; encoded by the coding sequence ATGACCGGTGCCCGCATGTTGCGACTCTGCTCCCGAATTCCTTTGCTGCTGGCGCTGTTGCTGCCAGTGGCTACCGTCAGCGCCGAAGATTCGGTCGAGCCGAGCGGCTATACGCCGGTCTCCGGTGAAAGCTTCTTCCTGCTCGCCGATAGCAGTTTCGCTGCCGACGAACAGGCAATGGTGCGCCTCGAAGCGCCGGGCCGTGACTATCGCCGTTTCCGCATGGAACCCTATGGCGGCGCCGACATTCGCGTGTACCGCATCGACAAACCGCTGGATTTCCTCAAGCGCCAGAAGAACCTGCACCGGGTGGTCAGCGATGGCCAGTTCAAGGGCGAAGGCCTGTCCAACACCCTCGCGTACCTGTGGGACAACTGGTACCGCAAATCCCGTCGGGTGATGCAGCGCGCGTTCTCCTATGAATCGCGTAAACAGGTCACCGACGAGGTGCCGGAACTGAAGATGGGCAACGCCATCGCCGCACCGACGCCGTACGACGCGCAGCCGCAATTTGCGCTGATCCCGGGTCTGCCGGTGGTCAGCCAGTTCCGCTATCCGCTGTGGCAGGCCAAGCCGATTCAGCCACCGGCCGGCGTCAATCTGGCCGGTTCTTCCAGCGACTTCGTCAGCGTTGCGCCGGGCAACGTTTATATCCCGCTGGGCAATCTGAAACCGGGTCTGTATCTGGTCGAAGCGCTGATCGGCAAGTACCGCGCGACCACCATGGTCTTCGTCTCCAACACCGTCGCGGTGAGCAAGATTGCCGGCGATGAATTGCTGGTCTGGGCTGCGCGCAAACACGAAGGCAGTTCGGTGCCGAAGGTCAATGTGCTGTGGACCGACGGCCTCGGCGTGATGAGCAGCGGTGCCACCGATGCCGATGGTTTGCTGCGCCTGAAGCACGTCAGCCCCGAGCGTTCGTTCGTCATCGGCGAGGACGAAGAGGGCGGCGTGTTCGTCTCGGAAAACTTCTATTACGACAGCGAAATCTACGACACCAAACTCTATGCCTTCACCGACCGGCCGCTGTATCGCCCGGGTGACTGGGTGTCGCTGAAAATCGTCGGTCGCGAGTTCAAGAATGCGCGGGATTCGGTGTTGCCAGGCGCGGCGGATGTGACCGTCAGCGTGCTCGACGCCACCGGCACCGAGCTGCAACACCTCGACCTGAAACTTGATTCCAAGGCCGGTACTCAGGGCCGTTTCCAGCTGCCGGACAACGCGGTAGCAGGCGGCTACGAGATTCGTTTCAACTACAAGGATCAGGCTTACAGCAGCGCTTTCCGCGTAGCGGAGTACATCAAGCCGCACTTCGAGATCTCGCTGAACCTGGCCAAACAGGATTACCGTACCGGCGAGCCGGTCAAAGGCAGTCTGGTGTTGCTATACCCCGACGGCAAACCGGTGGCCAACGCCAAACTGACCCTGAGCCTGCGTGCCCAGCAATTGTCGATGGTCGACAACGAGCTGCAATACCTCGGGCAATTCCCGGTAGAACTGACCAGCACCGAACTGACCACCGACAGCAAGGGCAACGCGAGCCTCGACCTGCCGGCCGCTGACAAACCAAGCCGCTACATGCTCACCGTGTTTGCCAGCGATGGCGCGGCGTATCGGGTCAAAACCACCAAGGAAATCCTTATCGACCGTGGTGCGGCGAGCTTCCGTTTGAGCGCGCCGCAACGCTTCAGCGCGGTCGGCGACAAGGTTGCGTTCGGTTATCTGAATGAAGCTGGCAGTGAGCCAAGCCAGGCCGTCGTGCCGAGCAGCTATAGCTGGGTTCGTCTCGAAGATCAGACTACGGGTGAAGGCAAACTGGCGGCCAAAGATAAAGGCTTCAACCTGACCTTTGATCGTCCGGGTACCTACAACCTTTCGCTGAAAGATCAACACGGTCGCGTCCTCGGCGCCACCGGCCATTCGGTTACCGGCGATGGCGTCAAAGCGGTGCCGGGCACCGTAGAAATCGTCCTCGATAAACCCGAATACAAGGCTGGCGATGAAGCCCTGGCGCTGATCACGTTCCCGGAACCGGTCAGCGATGCGTTGCTGTCGCTGGAGCGCGACAAGGTCGAAGCCACTGCGCTGCTGGCCAAGGGTGGTGACTGGCTGAAACTGGAAAAACTCAGCGATACCCAATACCGCGCGCGCATCCCGGTGAAGGACAACTTTGCGCCGAACCTGACCTTCTCCGTGCTTTACACCAAGGGCGGTCAGTACAGCTTCCAGAACGCCGGGATCAAAGTGGTCGCGCCGCAAATCGACGTAGCGATCAGCACCGACAAAGCGCTGTATCTGCCAGGAGATACGGTCACGGTTGACCTGACCACGCAGTTCGCCGGCAAAGCGGTGCCGGCGCATCTGACCGTCAGCGTCGTCGACGAAATGGTCTACGCGCTGCAACCGGAAGTTGCGCCGACCATTGACCAGTTCTTCTATCACCCGCGCCGCAACAACGTGCGCACCAGCGCCAGCCTGTCGTTCATCAGCTACGACGTGGCGCTGCCGGGCAGCCCAGGCGCGCCGGGTAAAGCCAACCGCAGCGAGCGCGGGGTGAAAGTGCTGGAGCGGCCGCGCCGGGAAGACGTCGACACCGCTGCGTGGCAGCCGGAGTTGTTGACCGGTACCGATGGCAAAACCCGCTTTACCTTCAAGATGCCGGACTCGCTGACCCGCTGGCGCATCACTGCTCGCGCCATCGCCGATGACGGTCAGGTCGGGCAGAAGAAGCAGTTCGTCCGTTCGGAAAAACCGCTGTACCTGAAGTGGAGCGGGCCGAGCAAATTCCGTAAGGGCGATCAGCCGCAACTCGGCGTGTTCGCGTTCAGTCAGGCCGAAAAACCGGTCAAGGCTGAACTGGTCACGCATTACGCTGGCGCCGAACAACGCCTGCCGGTGACCCTGAACAACGGCATCAATTACCTGCCGCTGCCGGCGTTCGCCTTGGCTTCCGGCGAGTGGACGGCGGAGTTGGTTCAGGACGGCAAAACTGCGGATTCCCTCGCCGTGCGCCTGAGCGCGACCGGTGATGGCTGGCAAGTGACGCAGACCCAGAGCCTCGACGTGGCCAGCGGTGATACACCGCTGAGCCTGCCAGGCGACGCCACGGACATTCGCCTGCGCCTGGATGACAGTCCGCAAGCGCTGTTCCGTTCCGCACTCGACGATCTGCTCAGTTATCCGTACGGCGGCGTTGAACAGACGGCCAGTCGATTGCTGCCACTGAGTATTGCTTACCCATCGCTGGCGTCGAATCCGCAGATCCGCGATCGCTTGCGCCTGATCATGCAGAACAGTCGTCTGCGTCTGGTGCAAATGGCCGGGCCGTCGGCGAGCTTCACCTGGTGGGGCTACGACGGTGAGCCGGATGCGTTCCTCACTGCCTACGCGTACTACGCCGACTGGAACGCCAGCCAAGTGTTGGCGCTGACCTTGCCGCCGGAGCACTGGCAGCGGGTGCTGGAGGTGTACGCCAAGCAAGCGCCGAACACGCCATTGCTGCAACGGGCGCTGATTCTGTCGTTCGCCAGGCAGATGCATTTACCGGTGAACACGTTGCTCAGCGGTTTGATGGAGGATCTGGCCAAGGCGGGTGAGGGCAACGCCGAAACGCTGATGGACGATGGTCAGGACAGTCTGGTGATGAGCGACCCGGATTCGGCGCTCGGTCTGGCGGCGGCGCGGGTATTGACCGCTTCGTTGGCCACGCAGTCGAAAGTTGCCTTGCCGGATGCGTTCAATCGCCAAGTGGCTGCTGCGCAACAGCGTCTGTCCGTCAGTTCGCAGCCGTTTGCCGAAGCGCTGAACCTGTCGCTGCAACCGTTCGATCAGGCCCGTGCGCAGGCGCTGCTGCAACGTCTGCTGCCACAGCAATCAACGCTCGAACGTGCGCTGGCGCTGACCTGGCTGCAACGCAGCATCGCCCAAGCGTCGCCGACCATTGCCCTGACGCCGGGTGAAGGCTGGAAGAAAAACTACAGTGCAACCGGTGAGATGTACTGGACTTGGCAGGGCGCGTCGCCAGTGCTAGGCGTGTTGACCGTGTCGGGCACACAAGAGCGTCCGCTTCGTGCGGCGTTGAGCTTCCAGACCCAACAACCTGCGGTCGATCCGATGGCCGTGACCATCACTCGTCGCCTGTCGCGACTGGTGCCGGGTGATGAGGCGTTCACCTTCAAACTGAAGCCGGTCGGGACCAAGCCGTTGTCCAGCGACAGCCTGTATCTGGACGAAGTGATCCTCACCAGCAAAGCGCCGAAACCGCTGCGCTACGGCATGCTCGAAGTGCCGCTGCCACCGGGCGCCGATGTCGAGCGCACGACGTGGGGCATCAAGTTGCAGGGCAAGGACGGCACCGAACCAGCCGCGCTGGAGAAAGCGCGCTTCGAACCGGGTCAACTGGCTTACGCGGTGCCTGTCGATGCGCTGAGCGGCGAATTGCGCCTGCGCCATCTGGTGCGTTTCTCGCAGAAGGGCCAGTTCAACCTGCCGCCGGTGCGCTTCACCCAGGTGTACGCGCCGCAGCATCAGGCCCAGGAAGCGAAAGCCTCCCTCGGTCAGGTCACGGTCAACTGA
- a CDS encoding DUF1175 family protein, whose product MESAVTTLIRSLGLLALLLSASARAVEAPALDPAQSQVFRAWFVRIAQEQLSQGPSPRWYQQDCAGLVRFAANEALKVHDDKWLRNNGLSNRYLPPELSLSDEQRKLAQQWQQGGGKVGPYVNAIKLIQFNSHLVSRDVSQARPGDLMFFDQGDDQHLMIWMGRYIAYHTGTTTPTDNGMRSASLQQLMTWKDTRWIPDAANPNFIGVYRLNFLSQ is encoded by the coding sequence ATGGAAAGCGCTGTGACGACACTGATTCGCAGCCTCGGCTTGCTCGCGCTGTTGCTGAGCGCGAGCGCCCGCGCCGTTGAAGCGCCGGCGCTGGATCCGGCGCAATCCCAGGTATTCCGCGCCTGGTTCGTGCGTATTGCCCAAGAGCAACTGAGCCAAGGCCCGAGTCCGCGCTGGTATCAGCAGGACTGTGCCGGGCTGGTACGTTTCGCCGCCAACGAAGCGCTGAAAGTCCACGACGACAAATGGCTGCGCAACAATGGCCTGTCCAATCGCTATTTGCCGCCGGAGCTGTCGCTCAGCGATGAGCAACGCAAGCTCGCCCAGCAATGGCAGCAGGGCGGTGGCAAGGTCGGGCCGTACGTCAACGCGATCAAACTGATTCAGTTCAACAGCCACTTGGTCAGCCGCGACGTGTCGCAGGCGCGGCCCGGTGATCTGATGTTTTTCGATCAGGGCGACGACCAGCACCTGATGATCTGGATGGGCCGCTACATCGCCTATCACACTGGCACCACCACCCCGACTGACAACGGCATGCGTTCGGCAAGCCTGCAGCAACTCATGACATGGAAGGACACCCGATGGATACCCGACGCAGCCAACCCCAACTTCATCGGCGTCTATCGACTGAACTTTCTCTCCCAATGA